A section of the Pseudomonas tritici genome encodes:
- the dapF gene encoding diaminopimelate epimerase — MLLRFTKMHGLGNDFMVLDLVSQHAHILPKHAKQWGDRHTGIGFDQLLLVEAPTNPEVDFRYRIFNSDGSEVEQCGNGARCFARFVLDKRLTAKRQIRVETKSGVIELDIRSDGQISVNMGAPRLVPADIPFQATEQASSYAVEVDGKIVDLAAVSMGNPHAVLRVNDINNASVHELGPKIEHHPRFPARVNVGFLQVIDRSRAQLRVWERGAGETQACGTGACAAAVAAISQGWMDSPLLIDLPGGRLSIEWAGPGHPVMMTGPASRVYEGQVRL, encoded by the coding sequence ATGCTGCTGCGTTTTACCAAGATGCACGGGCTGGGCAATGATTTCATGGTCCTCGACCTGGTCAGCCAGCACGCGCACATCCTGCCCAAACACGCTAAACAGTGGGGCGACCGTCATACCGGTATTGGTTTCGACCAATTGCTGCTGGTGGAAGCACCGACCAACCCGGAAGTGGATTTCCGTTACCGGATTTTCAACTCCGACGGTTCCGAAGTGGAACAGTGCGGCAATGGTGCGCGCTGCTTCGCGCGCTTTGTGCTGGACAAGCGCCTGACCGCCAAGCGGCAGATCCGCGTTGAGACCAAGAGCGGCGTGATCGAGCTGGACATCCGCAGCGACGGCCAGATCAGCGTCAACATGGGCGCGCCACGCCTGGTGCCAGCGGACATTCCGTTCCAGGCCACCGAACAAGCCTCCAGCTATGCCGTTGAGGTCGACGGTAAGATCGTCGACCTGGCCGCCGTGTCCATGGGCAACCCCCATGCCGTCCTGCGGGTCAACGACATCAACAATGCGTCCGTGCATGAATTGGGGCCGAAGATCGAACACCACCCGCGCTTTCCGGCACGGGTCAATGTGGGCTTCCTGCAGGTGATCGACCGTTCCCGCGCGCAATTGCGTGTGTGGGAACGCGGCGCCGGCGAAACCCAGGCCTGCGGCACCGGTGCTTGCGCCGCTGCCGTGGCCGCGATTAGCCAGGGGTGGATGGATTCGCCGCTGTTGATCGACCTGCCCGGTGGACGGTTGTCCATCGAGTGGGCAGGCCCTGGCCACCCGGTGATGATGACCGGGCCGGCCTCGCGCGTATACGAAGGACAGGTCCGTCTATGA
- the rnk gene encoding nucleoside diphosphate kinase regulator, whose product MTTAPSIILTRLDVQRLEQLIDRLGDEFPGVEALQHELDRAEDVVGHDEVPASVVTMNSSVHCREQGSGKDYHLTLVYPKDANADEGKISILAPMGSALLGLQVGQHIDWPAPGGKTLKLELLSVEGQPEDGGPFSL is encoded by the coding sequence ATGACCACCGCACCGTCCATCATCCTCACCCGTCTTGACGTGCAGCGTCTGGAGCAACTGATCGACCGCTTGGGCGACGAGTTTCCCGGTGTCGAAGCGTTGCAACACGAACTCGACCGCGCCGAAGACGTGGTTGGCCACGATGAAGTGCCTGCAAGTGTCGTGACCATGAACTCCAGCGTGCATTGCCGCGAGCAAGGCAGCGGCAAGGACTATCACCTGACCTTGGTTTATCCCAAGGACGCCAACGCCGACGAAGGCAAGATTTCGATCCTGGCGCCGATGGGCAGTGCGTTGCTCGGCCTGCAAGTGGGCCAGCATATCGACTGGCCGGCCCCCGGCGGCAAGACCCTCAAGCTGGAATTGCTCAGTGTGGAAGGTCAGCCCGAAGACGGCGGCCCTTTCTCTCTTTAA
- a CDS encoding class I adenylate cyclase, translated as MTRTHEIRPDLDEGIDRKVLAQLRARFMALNEGRMARAIEGLTPRQQSVLTLLPLFFHVNHPLLPGYVSGSTPAGLSNFEPDTQALTEAQRLTRSFSYKPRHGNPPRPIHGLFLMGSLGTLAQADQSDMDVWVCHAADLSENELAELRKKCQLLEAWALTMGAEAHFFLIEPTRFVLGERDTQLSSEDCGTTQHYLLLDEFYRTAIWLAGRTPIWWLVPVYEEPRYAEFTHTLISKRFIRADETLDLGHLARIPPGEFIGAGLWQLFKGIESPYKSVLKLLLIEVYASEHPNVQCLSLRFKRAVFANQMDLDELDPYIVVYRRIEEYLKARNEPERLELVRRALYLKVNCKLTAGQRSTSWQRLLLERLAHEWDWDQRQLALLDSRSQWKVRQVASERRALVNELNYSYRFLTQFARTEQTVSLINKRDINVLGRRLYAAFERKAGKVEFINPGIAPDLAEDTLTLVQSPNRKEPGQHHWGLYNGNLTALEWEHFAPIKRSRDLLEMLTWCHRNGVIDSSTRLALHPGTSDMTEFELFNLLGSLQQTVALPLASVDEERLLRSAVPEEVLLLINVGVDPLKHHRDLNILMTTERTDSLSYAGVRDNLVLTLDQVTLNSWNEVMVSRYDGPHALLDCLRDYLNQLPPDHLPRLRVRCFCHNRAQFIAQRVEEIFDTAQHLLLGQSNHRYLLQVQQHYHVMELMPGQATHVSLATQEALIAYLSEELASYSPLHLDAMALEEHDLALLLPMGMPDCVQVFYRVSEGSAELYVLDEFNALWQQRLPFHDEQSLLAPLQRFLQSIIYRRDALSPLDQQEPLGAVQVMYYQLLPSGSGRARSIEPRPAPVNLANKPFYDVQAIIGKAAPGQVGITLYCNQREFSELEFGDQLFAVVAQQIVGQRQETERYRCYITDLDLSGLLGDVQSPSNLYLRYKAELELSLNEALSQI; from the coding sequence ATGACCCGCACCCATGAAATCCGCCCCGACCTGGACGAAGGCATCGACCGCAAGGTGCTGGCCCAACTGCGCGCGCGGTTCATGGCCCTCAACGAAGGCCGCATGGCGCGCGCCATCGAGGGACTGACCCCACGCCAGCAAAGCGTGTTGACCCTATTGCCGCTGTTTTTCCACGTCAACCATCCACTGCTGCCGGGCTATGTGTCGGGCAGTACGCCGGCCGGATTATCCAACTTTGAGCCCGACACCCAAGCCCTGACAGAAGCCCAGCGCCTCACCCGTTCGTTCTCCTACAAACCACGTCACGGCAACCCGCCACGTCCGATTCACGGACTGTTTTTGATGGGCAGCCTCGGCACCCTGGCCCAGGCCGACCAGAGCGATATGGACGTGTGGGTCTGCCACGCGGCGGACCTCAGCGAAAATGAACTGGCTGAACTGCGCAAGAAATGCCAACTGTTGGAAGCCTGGGCGCTGACCATGGGCGCAGAGGCCCACTTTTTCCTGATCGAGCCGACACGCTTTGTGCTCGGCGAGCGCGACACCCAGCTCAGCTCGGAAGACTGCGGCACCACCCAGCATTACCTGCTGCTGGACGAGTTCTACCGCACCGCCATCTGGCTGGCCGGGCGTACGCCAATCTGGTGGCTGGTGCCGGTGTATGAAGAACCCCGCTACGCCGAGTTCACCCACACGCTGATTTCCAAGCGCTTTATCCGCGCCGATGAAACCCTCGATCTTGGCCATCTGGCACGGATTCCCCCAGGTGAATTCATCGGTGCCGGGCTGTGGCAATTGTTCAAAGGCATCGAGTCACCCTACAAATCGGTGCTCAAACTGCTGCTGATCGAGGTCTACGCCAGCGAACACCCTAACGTGCAGTGCCTGAGCCTGCGCTTCAAGCGGGCGGTGTTCGCCAACCAGATGGACCTGGACGAGCTGGACCCGTACATCGTGGTGTACCGCCGCATCGAGGAATACCTCAAGGCCCGAAACGAGCCCGAGCGCCTGGAACTGGTGCGGCGTGCGCTGTACCTGAAGGTCAACTGCAAGCTCACCGCCGGTCAACGTAGCACCAGTTGGCAGCGCTTGCTGCTCGAACGCCTGGCACATGAGTGGGACTGGGACCAACGCCAACTGGCGCTGCTGGACAGCCGCAGCCAGTGGAAAGTGCGCCAAGTCGCCTCCGAGCGTCGCGCCTTGGTCAACGAACTGAATTACAGCTACCGCTTCCTGACCCAGTTCGCCCGCACCGAGCAGACCGTCAGCCTGATCAACAAGCGTGACATCAATGTGCTGGGCAGGCGCCTGTACGCCGCCTTTGAACGCAAGGCCGGCAAAGTCGAGTTCATAAACCCCGGCATCGCCCCGGACTTGGCCGAAGACACCTTGACCCTGGTGCAATCGCCCAACCGCAAGGAGCCCGGTCAGCACCACTGGGGTTTGTACAACGGCAACCTCACTGCACTGGAATGGGAACACTTCGCGCCGATCAAGCGCAGCCGTGACCTGTTGGAGATGCTCACCTGGTGCCACCGCAACGGCGTGATCGACAGCAGCACCCGCCTGGCCTTGCACCCCGGCACCAGCGACATGACTGAGTTCGAGTTGTTCAACCTGCTGGGCAGCTTGCAACAGACCGTCGCCCTGCCCCTGGCCAGCGTTGATGAAGAGCGCCTGCTGCGTTCGGCGGTGCCCGAGGAAGTGTTGCTGCTGATCAACGTTGGCGTTGATCCGCTCAAGCACCACCGCGACCTGAATATCCTGATGACCACCGAGCGCACCGACTCCCTGAGTTATGCCGGCGTGCGCGACAACCTGGTGCTGACCCTGGACCAGGTCACGCTCAATAGCTGGAACGAAGTGATGGTCAGCCGCTACGACGGCCCCCACGCACTGCTCGACTGCCTGCGCGACTACCTCAACCAGTTGCCGCCGGACCACCTGCCACGGCTACGAGTGCGCTGCTTCTGTCACAACCGTGCGCAGTTCATTGCCCAACGCGTGGAAGAAATCTTCGACACTGCGCAGCACCTGCTGCTGGGTCAGTCCAATCATCGCTACCTGCTGCAAGTGCAGCAGCACTATCACGTGATGGAGTTGATGCCAGGCCAAGCCACCCACGTTTCCCTGGCGACCCAGGAGGCGCTGATCGCCTACCTCAGCGAAGAACTTGCCAGCTACAGCCCGCTGCACCTGGATGCCATGGCCTTGGAAGAGCACGACCTGGCGCTGCTGCTGCCGATGGGCATGCCCGATTGCGTGCAGGTGTTCTATCGGGTCAGCGAAGGCTCTGCCGAATTGTATGTGCTGGATGAGTTCAACGCACTCTGGCAACAACGTCTGCCGTTTCATGATGAGCAGAGCTTGCTGGCGCCGTTGCAGCGCTTTTTGCAGTCGATTATTTATCGACGGGATGCGTTGTCGCCATTGGACCAGCAAGAACCGCTGGGGGCCGTGCAAGTCATGTATTACCAGCTATTGCCCTCCGGCAGCGGTCGCGCACGGAGCATCGAGCCTCGACCAGCACCGGTGAATCTGGCAAACAAACCGTTTTATGACGTGCAGGCAATTATCGGCAAGGCCGCGCCGGGCCAGGTGGGCATCACCCTGTATTGCAATCAGCGGGAGTTTTCCGAACTGGAGTTTGGCGACCAGCTGTTTGCAGTGGTCGCCCAGCAAATCGTCGGGCAACGCCAGGAAACAGAGCGTTACCGCTGTTACATCACCGATCTGGACCTGTCCGGCCTGCTCGGTGATGTACAAAGCCCGAGCAACCTTTACTTGCGTTACAAGGCCGAACTGGAGCTGTCGCTCAATGAGGCGCTGAGCCAGATTTAG
- the lptM gene encoding LPS translocon maturation chaperone LptM, with the protein MKRLISSLAALVAVACLVSACGQKGPLYLPDDSKDPNEQAQSSQKPAKAHKHDTY; encoded by the coding sequence ATGAAGCGCCTGATCTCTTCCCTTGCTGCGCTCGTCGCGGTCGCTTGCCTCGTTAGTGCCTGTGGTCAAAAAGGCCCGCTGTACCTGCCCGATGACAGCAAAGACCCGAATGAACAGGCGCAATCGTCGCAGAAACCAGCCAAAGCGCATAAGCACGACACCTACTAA
- a CDS encoding DUF484 family protein — translation MTDKPQVPAHAIPSDSLEAAAVAAYLEANPDFFVEHEELLPALRIPHQRGDTVSLVERQMKILRERNIEMRHKLSHLMDVARDNDRLFDKTRRLILTLMDATSLEETVIAVEDSLRQDFQVPFVSLILFSDNPMPVGRWVSGSEAQTAIGGLLSEGKTISGTLREHELDFLFGAEQRQQIGSTAVVALSHQGLHGVLAIASRDPQHYKSSVGTLFLTYIAEVLGRVLPRFTTALRAVR, via the coding sequence ATGACCGATAAGCCTCAAGTACCCGCACACGCTATCCCGAGCGACAGCCTGGAGGCCGCTGCCGTCGCGGCGTACCTTGAGGCGAATCCGGACTTCTTTGTCGAACACGAAGAACTGCTGCCGGCCCTGCGCATCCCCCACCAGCGCGGCGACACCGTGTCGCTGGTGGAGCGGCAGATGAAGATCCTGCGCGAGCGCAATATCGAAATGCGCCATAAGCTTTCGCACCTGATGGACGTCGCCCGCGACAACGACCGCCTGTTCGACAAGACTCGCCGTCTTATTCTTACGCTGATGGACGCCACCAGCCTGGAAGAAACGGTGATCGCCGTGGAAGACAGCCTTCGCCAGGACTTCCAGGTGCCCTTTGTCAGCCTGATCCTGTTCAGCGACAACCCGATGCCGGTAGGTCGTTGGGTCAGCGGCAGCGAAGCACAAACGGCGATTGGCGGCCTGCTCTCCGAAGGCAAGACGATCAGCGGCACCTTGCGCGAGCATGAGCTGGACTTCCTGTTTGGCGCCGAACAGCGCCAGCAGATCGGCTCCACCGCCGTGGTCGCCCTCAGCCATCAAGGCTTGCACGGCGTGCTGGCGATCGCCAGTCGCGACCCTCAGCACTACAAGAGCTCAGTAGGCACGCTGTTTTTGACCTACATCGCCGAAGTGCTGGGCCGCGTCTTGCCGCGCTTCACCACCGCCCTGCGCGCGGTGCGCTAG
- a CDS encoding glutathione S-transferase family protein, which yields MLKLYGFSVSNYYNMVKLALLEKELAFEEVPFYAGQTPEALAVSPRGKVPVLGVKQGFINETSVILEYIEHTQEGPALLPAELFQRAQVLALCREIELYIELPARACFAEAFFGMPVPEAIKEKSKAELLLGLSALGRHGKFAPFVAGERFTIADLYFMYSVNLACAVGEKLFGMDLLAEMPAAKALLERLHAMPNAQKVAADREAAMPAFMAMIAAKK from the coding sequence ATGCTCAAACTCTACGGATTCTCGGTCAGCAACTACTACAACATGGTCAAGCTGGCGCTGTTAGAGAAAGAGCTAGCTTTCGAAGAGGTGCCTTTTTATGCCGGACAAACCCCCGAAGCCCTGGCAGTCAGCCCACGTGGCAAAGTGCCGGTGCTGGGCGTTAAACAGGGTTTTATCAACGAGACCAGTGTGATTCTCGAATACATCGAGCACACCCAGGAAGGGCCTGCACTGCTGCCGGCCGAGCTGTTCCAGCGTGCACAGGTGCTGGCGCTATGCCGGGAAATCGAGTTGTACATCGAACTGCCCGCGCGGGCGTGTTTTGCCGAGGCGTTTTTTGGTATGCCGGTGCCGGAGGCGATCAAGGAGAAGTCCAAGGCCGAATTGCTGTTGGGCTTGAGTGCGCTGGGCAGGCACGGCAAGTTCGCGCCGTTTGTGGCAGGGGAGCGTTTCACGATTGCGGATTTGTATTTCATGTACAGCGTGAACCTCGCCTGTGCGGTGGGCGAGAAGCTGTTTGGAATGGATTTGCTGGCAGAGATGCCGGCGGCCAAGGCGTTGCTGGAAAGGTTGCATGCCATGCCCAACGCTCAGAAAGTGGCAGCGGACAGGGAGGCCGCAATGCCGGCGTTTATGGCGATGATCGCTGCCAAAAAATAG
- the argH gene encoding argininosuccinate lyase, giving the protein MSTDKTNQSWGGRFSEPVDAFVARFTASVTFDQRLYRHDIMGSIAHATMLAKVGVLTDAERDSIIDGLTTIRGEIEAGTFDWRVDLEDVHMNIEARLTDRIGVTGKKLHTGRSRNDQVATDIRLWLRDEIDLILSEITRLQKGLLEQAERESDTIMPGFTHLQTAQPVTFGHHLLAWFEMLSRDYERLVDCRKRANRMPLGSAALAGTTYPIDREYTAQLLGFDAVGGNSLDGVSDRDFAIEFCAAASIAMMHLSRFSEELVLWTSAQFQFIDLPDRFCTGSSIMPQKKNPDVPELVRGKSGRVFGALMGLLTLMKGQPLAYNKDNQEDKEPLFDAADTLRDSLRAFADMIPAIKPKHAIMREAALRGFSTATDLADYLVRRGLPFRDCHEIVGHAVKYGVDTGKDLAEMSLEELRTFSDQIEQDVFAVLTLEGSVNARNHIGGTAPAQVKAAVVRGQALLASR; this is encoded by the coding sequence ATGAGCACCGACAAGACCAACCAGTCCTGGGGCGGCCGCTTCAGTGAACCCGTCGACGCCTTCGTCGCCCGCTTCACCGCCTCCGTCACCTTCGACCAGCGCCTGTACCGCCACGACATCATGGGCTCCATCGCCCACGCGACGATGCTGGCCAAGGTCGGCGTGCTGACCGACGCCGAGCGCGACAGCATCATCGACGGCCTGACCACCATTCGTGGTGAGATCGAAGCTGGCACGTTCGACTGGCGCGTCGACTTGGAAGACGTGCACATGAATATCGAGGCGCGCCTCACCGACCGCATCGGTGTGACCGGTAAGAAGCTGCACACCGGGCGCAGCCGTAACGACCAGGTGGCCACCGATATTCGCCTGTGGCTGCGTGATGAAATCGACCTGATCCTGTCCGAAATCACTCGCCTGCAGAAAGGTTTGCTGGAACAGGCCGAGCGCGAATCAGACACCATCATGCCGGGCTTCACTCACCTGCAGACCGCCCAGCCTGTGACCTTTGGCCACCACCTGCTGGCCTGGTTCGAAATGCTCAGCCGCGACTACGAGCGCCTGGTGGATTGCCGCAAGCGCGCCAACCGCATGCCCTTGGGCAGCGCCGCGCTGGCTGGCACCACCTACCCGATCGACCGCGAATACACCGCGCAGCTGCTGGGCTTCGATGCCGTCGGTGGCAACTCGTTGGATGGTGTGTCAGACCGTGACTTCGCCATTGAATTCTGCGCCGCGGCCAGCATCGCGATGATGCACCTGTCGCGCTTCTCGGAAGAGCTGGTGCTGTGGACCAGCGCGCAGTTCCAGTTCATCGACCTGCCGGACCGCTTCTGCACCGGCAGCTCGATCATGCCGCAAAAGAAAAACCCCGACGTGCCAGAACTGGTACGTGGCAAAAGCGGCCGTGTATTCGGCGCGCTGATGGGCCTGCTGACCCTGATGAAAGGCCAACCCCTGGCCTACAACAAGGACAACCAGGAAGACAAAGAACCGCTGTTCGACGCCGCCGACACCCTGCGTGACTCGCTGCGCGCGTTTGCCGACATGATCCCGGCGATCAAGCCCAAGCACGCGATCATGCGTGAAGCGGCACTGCGCGGGTTCTCCACCGCGACCGACCTGGCGGACTACCTGGTGCGCCGTGGCCTGCCGTTCCGCGACTGCCACGAAATCGTCGGCCACGCCGTGAAATATGGCGTGGACACCGGCAAGGACCTGGCGGAAATGAGCCTGGAAGAACTGCGCACGTTCAGCGACCAGATCGAACAGGATGTGTTTGCCGTGCTGACCCTGGAAGGCTCGGTGAATGCCCGTAATCACATCGGCGGTACTGCGCCGGCGCAGGTGAAGGCAGCTGTCGTGCGCGGCCAGGCCCTCCTCGCCAGCCGATAA
- a CDS encoding DUF1289 domain-containing protein produces MSQPAPVRPPKPLFSNVSPAVPSPCISLCRLDEQKVCLGCFRHVEDIREWRSADDARRRVICAEAEQRRAHA; encoded by the coding sequence GTGAGCCAGCCAGCCCCCGTACGCCCGCCGAAACCGCTGTTCAGCAATGTCAGCCCGGCGGTGCCGTCACCTTGTATCAGTTTGTGTCGCCTGGACGAGCAGAAAGTCTGCCTCGGTTGCTTCCGACACGTGGAAGATATCCGCGAATGGCGCTCTGCCGACGACGCGCGGCGCCGAGTGATCTGTGCCGAGGCTGAGCAGCGCCGGGCCCACGCCTGA
- the lysA gene encoding diaminopimelate decarboxylase, producing MDAFNYRDGELFAEGVALSAIAERFGTPTYVYSRAHIEAQYRSFTDPLNGVPHLVCYAVKANSNLGVLNVLARLGAGFDIVSRGELERVLAAGGKADKIVFSGVGKSREDMRRALEVGVHCFNVESTDELERLQVVAAEMGVRAPISLRVNPDVDAGTHPYISTGLKENKFGIAIADAEDVYIRAAQLPNLEVLGVDCHIGSQLTSLPPFLDALDRLLALTDRLGECGIYLQHIDLGGGVGVQYRDEEPPLIADYIQAVRERTEGRGLTLMFEPGRYIVANAGVLLTQVEYLKHTEYKDFAIVDAAMNDLIRPALYQAWMNVTAVTPRASEARAYDIVGPICETGDFLAKDRQLALEEGDLLAVHSAGAYGFVMSSNYNTRGRAAEVLVDGEQAIEVRRRETVAELYAGESLLPE from the coding sequence ATGGACGCTTTTAACTACCGGGACGGCGAGCTGTTCGCGGAAGGCGTGGCGTTGTCCGCGATTGCCGAGCGCTTTGGTACCCCGACCTATGTGTACTCCCGTGCGCATATCGAAGCCCAGTACCGCTCTTTCACCGACCCACTGAACGGCGTGCCGCACCTGGTGTGCTACGCGGTCAAGGCCAACTCCAACCTGGGTGTACTGAATGTCCTGGCGCGCCTGGGCGCTGGTTTCGACATCGTGTCCCGTGGCGAGCTGGAACGCGTACTGGCTGCCGGTGGCAAGGCTGACAAGATCGTCTTCTCCGGCGTCGGCAAGAGCCGCGAAGACATGCGCCGCGCCCTCGAAGTCGGTGTGCATTGCTTCAACGTCGAATCCACCGACGAGCTGGAGCGCCTGCAAGTCGTGGCCGCCGAGATGGGCGTTCGCGCGCCGATCTCCCTGCGCGTCAACCCGGACGTTGACGCCGGCACCCACCCGTACATTTCCACCGGTCTCAAAGAGAACAAGTTCGGCATCGCCATTGCCGACGCCGAAGACGTATACATCCGCGCCGCGCAGTTGCCGAACCTGGAAGTATTGGGCGTCGACTGCCATATCGGCTCGCAACTGACCAGCCTGCCTCCATTCCTCGATGCGCTCGACCGCCTGCTGGCGCTGACCGACCGCCTCGGCGAGTGCGGCATCTACCTGCAACACATCGACCTGGGGGGTGGTGTGGGCGTGCAGTATCGCGACGAGGAGCCGCCGCTGATCGCCGATTACATCCAGGCTGTGCGCGAGCGCACTGAAGGCCGCGGCCTGACCCTGATGTTCGAGCCGGGCCGTTATATCGTCGCCAACGCAGGCGTGCTGCTGACCCAGGTCGAGTACCTCAAGCACACCGAGTACAAGGACTTCGCCATCGTCGATGCGGCGATGAACGACCTGATCCGCCCGGCGCTGTACCAGGCCTGGATGAATGTCACCGCCGTGACGCCTCGCGCAAGCGAAGCCCGCGCCTATGACATTGTCGGCCCGATCTGCGAAACCGGCGACTTCCTGGCCAAGGATCGTCAGCTTGCGCTGGAGGAAGGCGATCTGCTGGCCGTGCATTCGGCCGGTGCCTACGGGTTTGTCATGAGTTCCAACTACAACACCCGCGGGCGTGCCGCCGAGGTGCTGGTGGACGGTGAACAAGCGATTGAAGTGCGTCGCCGCGAGACGGTAGCCGAGTTGTATGCTGGCGAAAGCCTGCTGCCGGAGTAA
- the cyaY gene encoding iron donor protein CyaY: MSLTEARFHDLVDSTQEKLEDIFDDSGLDVDLENSAGVLTVKFENGSQLIFSRQEPLRQLWLAARSGGFHFDFNEEDNNWQCDSSDELLSEMLARLVLEQAGADLDFDEI; the protein is encoded by the coding sequence ATGAGTTTGACCGAAGCCCGTTTTCACGACCTAGTGGATTCGACCCAGGAGAAGTTGGAAGATATTTTCGACGACAGCGGCCTGGACGTGGACCTGGAAAACTCGGCCGGCGTGCTGACCGTCAAGTTTGAGAATGGCTCCCAGTTGATCTTCAGTCGCCAGGAGCCGCTGCGCCAGCTTTGGCTGGCCGCGCGTTCCGGTGGCTTTCACTTCGACTTCAACGAAGAAGACAATAACTGGCAGTGCGATAGCAGCGATGAGCTGCTCAGCGAAATGCTCGCGCGCCTGGTCTTGGAACAAGCCGGTGCCGATCTGGATTTCGACGAGATCTGA
- a CDS encoding LytR/AlgR family response regulator transcription factor translates to MNVLIVDDEPQARERLSRLVSELEGYAVLEPSATTGEEALTLIDSLKPDVVLLDIRMPGLDGLQVAARLSERESPPAVVFCATGEEFSAQTLEDSGVSFLIKPVAGEALLKALKKAERPTRIQLAALTQPAAQSGNGPRSHISARTRKGIELIPLGEVVYFIADHKYVTLRHQGGEVLLDEPLKALEDEFGDRFVRIHRNALVARERIERLQRTPLGHFQLFLKGLNGDALIVSRRHVAGVRKMMQQL, encoded by the coding sequence ATGAATGTCCTGATCGTTGATGACGAACCCCAAGCCCGCGAGCGACTGAGCCGTCTGGTCAGTGAACTCGAGGGTTATGCAGTATTAGAGCCGAGCGCCACCACGGGCGAAGAGGCGTTGACGCTGATCGACAGCCTCAAGCCTGACGTGGTGTTGCTCGATATCCGTATGCCGGGCCTTGACGGCCTGCAAGTTGCCGCCCGACTGAGCGAGCGAGAGTCCCCACCGGCCGTAGTGTTCTGTGCAACGGGCGAAGAGTTTTCTGCGCAGACGCTGGAAGACAGCGGAGTCAGCTTTCTCATCAAACCGGTGGCGGGCGAAGCATTGCTCAAAGCCCTGAAAAAGGCCGAGCGCCCAACCCGCATACAGCTCGCCGCGCTCACTCAGCCAGCCGCTCAAAGTGGTAATGGGCCACGCAGCCATATCAGTGCCCGTACACGCAAAGGCATTGAACTGATCCCTCTGGGCGAGGTGGTCTATTTTATTGCCGATCACAAGTATGTGACCTTGCGCCACCAAGGCGGCGAAGTGTTGCTTGATGAGCCGCTCAAGGCGCTTGAGGATGAGTTCGGCGACCGCTTCGTGCGTATCCACCGCAACGCGCTGGTGGCCCGCGAGCGAATTGAACGCCTGCAACGCACGCCCCTGGGTCATTTTCAGCTATTCCTGAAAGGCCTTAACGGCGATGCGTTGATCGTCAGCCGAAGGCATGTTGCCGGCGTGCGCAAGATGATGCAGCAGCTTTAG
- a CDS encoding TIGR02647 family protein encodes MSFTPELVAELEILVLFSLDSTQEGLKVHQTAAPTAIAAAKRLFEKGLIDQKDGGYLTPLGRDAAEQAKTLLTILTTVTAKEAA; translated from the coding sequence ATGTCGTTTACCCCTGAGTTGGTTGCCGAACTGGAAATCCTTGTACTCTTCAGCCTGGATAGCACCCAGGAAGGTCTGAAAGTCCATCAGACCGCTGCCCCTACTGCCATCGCCGCTGCCAAGCGCCTGTTCGAGAAAGGACTGATCGATCAGAAAGACGGGGGCTACCTGACCCCACTTGGCCGGGATGCCGCAGAACAAGCCAAAACCCTGCTGACCATCCTGACCACCGTCACCGCCAAAGAAGCCGCCTGA